TCGTTTATTTTTTACCAGCTTGCTTTTTTCACTCCTGGGATCAACCCTTGTGTAGCAAGTTCTCTAAAAGTTACCCTTGAGATACCAAAATGACGCATATATCCTCTTGGACGTCCCGTAATTTTACAACGGTTATGCGCTCTAACTGCAGATGAATTTTTTGGAAGTTTTTGTAACTCTTCCCATTCACCTTCTGCTTTTAAGCGAGCTCTTTTTTCAGCGTACTTGCTAATCATTGCAGCACGTTTACGCTCTCTCGCTTTCATTGATTCTTTTGCCATCTCAGTACTTATTTTTTAAATGGAAAACCAAAGTTTTTTAATAATTCGTATCCTTCTTCATCAGTATTTGCACTGGTCACGAAAGTAATATCCATCCCCGTAATATTTGGGATTTTGTCGATATCAATTTCCGGGAACATAATCTGCTCTTTAATACCAATGTTATAGTTTCCTCTACCGTCTAACTTAGTTTTAATACCTCTAAAGTCACGCGTACGAGGAAGAGCAACTCTTAAAAATCTTTCTAAGAATTCGTACATTCTATCATTACGTAAAGTCACTTTTGCACCAACTGGCATTCCTTTACGCAATTTAAAGTTAGAAACGTCTTTTTTCGA
This genomic interval from bacterium SCSIO 12643 contains the following:
- the rplE gene encoding 50S ribosomal protein L5 codes for the protein MAYTPNLRKKYNDEIVPALKEKFSYSSIMQVPKLEKIILSQGVGKGTTDKKLVENAVKEMTMIAGQKAFATVSKKDVSNFKLRKGMPVGAKVTLRNDRMYEFLERFLRVALPRTRDFRGIKTKLDGRGNYNIGIKEQIMFPEIDIDKIPNITGMDITFVTSANTDEEGYELLKNFGFPFKK
- the rpsN gene encoding 30S ribosomal protein S14 produces the protein MAKESMKARERKRAAMISKYAEKRARLKAEGEWEELQKLPKNSSAVRAHNRCKITGRPRGYMRHFGISRVTFRELATQGLIPGVKKASW